In one window of Natator depressus isolate rNatDep1 chromosome 12, rNatDep2.hap1, whole genome shotgun sequence DNA:
- the LOC141996828 gene encoding ferritin heavy chain A-like, with product MESQVRQNFYSECEAAINCMANMELYASYVYLSMSYYFGRDDVALRHMAQFLKEQSHEERKHAERFLTYQNKRGGRVVLQDIKKPEQDEWGNSLEALQCALQLEKTVNQALLDLHKLAMEKNDPHLCDFLESEYLEEQVKAIKQLGDHLTNLKRLEVPQNGMGEYLFDKHTLGESS from the exons ATGGAGTCCCAGGTGCGTCAGAACTTCTATTCAGAGTGTGAGGCTGCAATTAACTGCATGGCAAATATGGAGCTTTATGCTAGCTATGTCTATTTGTCCATG TCCTACTACTTTGGCCGTGATGATGTTGCCCTGAGGCACATGGCCCAGTTCCTGAAGGAGCAGTCCCATGAGGAAAGGAAGCATGCAGAGAGGTTTCTGACCTACCAAAACAAGCGAGGGGGGCGCGTTGTCCTGCAGGACATCAAG AAGCCAGAGCAGGATGAGTGGGGGAACAGCCTGGAGGCCCTGCAGTGCGCCCTGCAGCTGGAGAAGACTGTGAACCAAGCCCTGCTGGACCTGCACAAGCTGGCTATGGAGAAGAATGACCCTCAT TTATGTGACTTCCTGGAGTCTGAgtacctggaggagcaggtgAAGGCCATCAAGCAGCTGGGAGACCACCTCACCAACCTGAAGCGCCTGGAAGTGCCTCAGAATGGCATGGGAGAGTACCTATTTGATAAGCACACCCTGGGGGAGAGCAGCTGA
- the LOC141996827 gene encoding ferritin heavy chain A-like encodes MESQVRQNFHADCEAAVNHLVNLELYASYVYLSMSYYFDRDDVALRHVVQFLTEQSQEEMEHAEKFLIYQNKRGGRIVLQDIKKPERDEWGNSLEALQCALQLEKTVNQALLDLHKLATEQNDPHLCDFLESEYLEEQVKTIKQLGDHITNLKRLEVPQNSMGEYLFDKLTLGESS; translated from the exons ATGGAGTCCCAGGTGCGCCAAAACTTCCATGCTGACTGTGAGGCTGCTGTGAACCACCTGGTGAACCTGGAGCTGTATGCCAGCTATGTCTATCTGTCCATG TCTTATTACTTTGACCGTGATGATGTGGCCCTGAGGCATGTGGTCCAGTTCCTGACAGAGCAGTCCCAGGAGGAGATGGAGCATGCAGAGAAGTTCCTGATATACCAGAACAAGCGAGGGGGGCGCATTGTCCTGCAGGACATCAAG AAGCCAGAGCGGGATGAGTGGGGGAACAGCCTGGAGGCCCTGCAGTGCGCCCTGCAGCTGGAGAAGACTGTGAACCAGGCCCTGCTGGACCTGCACAAGCTGGCTACAGAGCAGAATGACCCTCAT CTCTGTGACTTCCTGGAGTCTGAgtacctggaggagcaggtgAAGACCATCAAGCAGCTGGGAGACCACATCACCAACCTGAAGCGCCTGGAAGTGCCCCAGAACAGCATGGGAGAGTACCTGTTTGACAAGCTCACCCTGGGGGAGAGCAGCTGA
- the LOC141996826 gene encoding ferritin heavy chain A-like, with amino-acid sequence MESQVCQNFHAECEAAVNSMVNLELYASYVYLSLSYYFDRDDVALKHMAQFLKEQSHEEREHAEKFLKYQNKRGGRIVLQDIKRLERDEWGNSLEALQCALQLEKTVNQALLDLHKLATERNDPHLCDFLESEYLEEQVKAIKQLGDHLTNLKRLGVPQNGLGEYLFDKLTLEDSS; translated from the exons ATGGAGTCTCAAGTGTGCCAGAACTTCCATGCTGAGTGTGAGGCTGCTGTGAACAGCATGGTGAACCTGGAGCTGTATGCTAGCTATGTCTATCTGTCCCTG TCCTACTACTTTGACCGTGATGATGTGGCCCTGAAGCACATGGCCCAGTTCCTGAAGGAGCAGTCCCATGAGGAGCGGGAGCATGCAGAGAAGTTCCTGAAATACCAGAACAAACGAGGAGGACGCATTGTCCTGCAGGACATCAAG AGGCTGGAGCGCGATGAGTGGGGAAACAGCCTGGAGGCCTTGCAATGCGCCCTGCAGCTGGAGAAAACTGTGAACCAGGCCCTGCTGGACCTGCACAAGCTGGCTACTGAGAGGAATGACCCCCAT CTCTGTGACTTCCTGGAGTCTGAgtacctggaggagcaggtgAAGGCCATCAAGCAGCTGGGAGACCACCTCACCAACCTGAAGCGCCTGGGAGTGCCCCAGAATGGCTTGGGAGAGTACCTGTTTGACAAGCTCACCCTGGAGGACAGCAGTTGA